The proteins below come from a single Chrysoperla carnea chromosome 1, inChrCarn1.1, whole genome shotgun sequence genomic window:
- the LOC123290520 gene encoding protein Mpv17-like, whose amino-acid sequence MSIFSRVIAGYMKMSKCYPYTVQMVQTGLLMAGGDVIAQQFIEKTDKHDWLRTKQFAVLGVLFVAPVTTTWYRYLDKIYRPHNVSTSNLRAMRIIGLKKMCTDQIIFAPLFLASLLLIIGRLKCKKWEQNVDDVRAQYKDVILANYTVWPFVQLVNFTFVPVHMQVLLVQIAALFWNTFISWRTAKTIDDTPPKTSKKD is encoded by the exons ATGTCTATATTTTCACGTGTCATAGCTGGTTACATGAAAATGTCAAAGTGTTATCCGTATACCGTGCAAATGGTACAGACAGGGTTATTGATGGCAGGAGGTGATGTTATCGCTCaacagtttattgaaaaaaccgATAAACATGATTGGCTTCGAACAAAACAATTCGCTGTTCTTGGTGTTCTTTTTGTG GCACCGGTGACAACAACATGGTACAgatatttagataaaatatatcgaCCGCACAATGTAAGCACAAGTAATTTACGTGCTATGAGAATTAttggtttgaaaaaaatgtgCACGGATCAAATAATCTTCGCACCATTATTCCTTGCCTCACTTCTATTAATAATTGGTCGactcaaatgtaaaaaatgggaGCAAAATGTTGACGATGTACGAGCACAATACAAAGATGTAATTCTCGCAAATTATACGGTTTGGCCGTTTGTACAACTTGTGAATTTTACCTTTGTGCCTGTACATATGCAAGTATTGCTCGTACAAATTGCTGCGTTATTTTggaacacatttatttcatggcGTACAGCTAAAACGATAGATGATACTCCCCCAAAAACATCTAAAAAGGATTAA